Proteins encoded together in one Vicinamibacterales bacterium window:
- a CDS encoding glycoside hydrolase family 88 protein, translating to MARSAIGLVGLILITCSGAVHAAPQAPVAAAAPARFSAAVEPAAILGVMTGAADWQLSHPSAHDAWDWTQAAFYTGVMALARVSDDPKYLAAMRTMGEKNAWRPGLRPGHADDYAVIATYAGLAQIDKDPKLLRPSLALFNYLVTRPYDEPLAWGNAIETRELAWCDALFMGPPALSAVTAATGDRKYLDLATRLWWKTTEYLYDKDERLYFRDSRFFEQREPNGKKVFWSRGNGWVIAGLARLIDDMPTDRADRGRAITLFKEMAARVAALQGEDGYWRASLLDPGSLPNPETSGSGFFVYALAWGVNRGLLDRATYDPHIRKGWAALVRAVQPDGRLGWVQRIGDKPGATSAETTEVYGVGALLLAGSEMHVLARK from the coding sequence ATGGCACGTTCGGCGATCGGCTTGGTCGGCTTGATCCTGATCACCTGTTCCGGCGCGGTCCACGCGGCGCCGCAAGCGCCGGTGGCGGCGGCAGCGCCTGCGCGGTTCAGCGCAGCCGTCGAACCGGCGGCAATCCTGGGTGTCATGACCGGAGCCGCGGACTGGCAACTGTCGCACCCGTCCGCGCACGACGCGTGGGACTGGACGCAGGCGGCCTTCTATACCGGCGTGATGGCTCTCGCCAGGGTCAGCGACGATCCCAAGTACCTGGCGGCGATGCGGACCATGGGGGAGAAGAATGCCTGGCGACCCGGGCTGCGGCCCGGGCATGCCGACGACTACGCCGTGATTGCGACGTATGCGGGGCTGGCGCAGATCGACAAGGACCCGAAGCTCCTCAGACCGTCGCTGGCCCTCTTCAACTATCTCGTGACACGCCCCTACGACGAGCCGCTCGCCTGGGGCAATGCGATCGAGACGCGCGAACTGGCGTGGTGCGACGCGCTGTTCATGGGACCTCCCGCGCTCTCAGCCGTCACGGCAGCGACCGGCGACCGCAAGTACCTGGACCTTGCCACCCGCCTGTGGTGGAAGACGACCGAGTACCTCTACGACAAGGACGAGCGCCTCTATTTCCGCGACAGCCGATTCTTCGAACAGCGCGAGCCGAATGGGAAGAAGGTGTTCTGGAGCCGCGGCAACGGGTGGGTGATCGCGGGGCTGGCTCGCCTGATCGACGACATGCCCACGGACCGTGCGGATCGTGGTCGCGCGATCACGCTCTTCAAGGAGATGGCGGCGAGGGTTGCCGCGCTGCAAGGCGAGGATGGGTACTGGCGCGCGAGCCTGCTCGATCCGGGCAGCCTGCCGAACCCCGAGACCAGCGGGTCTGGGTTCTTCGTCTACGCGCTGGCCTGGGGCGTGAACCGGGGCCTCCTCGATCGCGCGACCTATGACCCGCACATCCGAAAGGGATGGGCTGCCCTCGTGCGCGCCGTGCAGCCGGACGGCAGGCTGGGCTGGGTGCAGCGGATCGGCGACAAGCCGGGGGCGACCTCCGCGGAGACGACTGAGGTCTACGGCGTCGGTGCCCTCCTGCTCGCCGGAAGCGAAATGCACGTCCTCGCGCGCAAGTAG
- the arfB gene encoding alternative ribosome rescue aminoacyl-tRNA hydrolase ArfB produces the protein MMRITDAIVLDDRDIDERFVRASGPGGQNVNKVATAVELRFDIRASSLPDEVKARLTVLGGRRVSADGVLLIDSREHRTQAQNREAARLRLIGLVGRAAKRPRTRTPTRPTRAAKERRLASKKRRGAVKGLRRRDDEG, from the coding sequence ATGATGAGAATCACCGACGCCATCGTCCTCGATGACCGCGACATCGATGAACGGTTCGTCCGCGCGTCGGGTCCCGGCGGCCAGAACGTCAACAAGGTCGCGACCGCGGTCGAACTTCGATTCGACATCCGCGCCTCCTCGCTTCCCGACGAAGTGAAGGCGCGCCTGACGGTGCTCGGCGGCAGGCGTGTGTCTGCCGACGGCGTCCTGCTGATCGACAGCCGCGAGCATCGGACCCAGGCGCAGAACCGCGAGGCTGCGCGGCTCCGCCTGATCGGACTCGTCGGGCGCGCCGCGAAGCGTCCGCGCACGCGGACACCGACCCGGCCGACCCGGGCCGCGAAGGAGAGACGGCTGGCTTCCAAGAAGCGACGCGGCGCGGTCAAGGGCCTGCGCAGGCGGGACGATGAAGGGTGA
- the buk gene encoding butyrate kinase, translating into MFRIEESLDRRILSAQKYRPVVVITEPLDARVLEAVCYLTRYVKPVLLASEDDVRATAAKSLSHVDRSRVEFSLSECAFVDIAQQADLVEEFATDCLEHPLCRKEARDLDQARRLLSQPGQFGIYAVHRGHADMVVGGAAYSPKNFFRPMLALLANRPVVCEVGIFVLPDDFPEGYYPHNIVVFGDVGVNAVMTPETLAEVSVGTCAVARDVIPEDVLPEIHGAIVSYSHKGSDEGPSPDMVREALRLVPALLEKRVKMGSRYASIRITGEVKFSAAISQRSAELYGVEGLSGGTNVIISPNIDTGNLLYFLYAARFPTAKKFPVIFGTAFRSVDLAMDCTPEDVRLAVKACVLRLQRDGRWGRTPKDTFFRRYRVLAINPGSTSTKIAVFEGDQEAQSLEIAHTPEELAPFAGRRITDQYEFRKEAVLGVLSGFGLNLADLDAICGRGGLLHPMPHGTYRVGEAMLADLRAGVGGDHASNLGGLIAHELAAPAGKPAFIVDPVVVDEAPSRVKITGVKAIRRRTISHALNQVASARRFAQEAETFYEKVNVIVCHLGGGISVGAHRMGRYIDVNNALDGEGPFSPERSGSLPQAQLAEMCFSGRYTHADIKKLIKGAGGLISLLGTSDLREVERRVLAGEPEAEEVFDAMAYQVAKAAAALLPAFEGQTLDRVVLTGGMARCVPLVERLEYYLSGLPCGVTVYAGENEMVALAKGALRVLYGKEEAREYHAEASVPAPATASA; encoded by the coding sequence ATGTTCAGAATCGAAGAATCGTTGGACAGGCGGATCCTCTCTGCGCAGAAGTACCGCCCGGTCGTCGTGATAACCGAGCCGCTCGATGCCCGCGTCCTCGAGGCCGTGTGCTACCTGACGCGCTACGTCAAGCCGGTGCTCCTTGCCAGTGAGGACGACGTCCGCGCCACGGCTGCGAAGTCGCTCTCCCACGTGGACCGTTCGCGCGTGGAATTCAGCCTCAGCGAGTGCGCGTTCGTGGACATCGCCCAGCAGGCGGACCTGGTCGAGGAATTTGCCACCGATTGCCTCGAGCACCCGCTCTGCCGGAAGGAGGCGCGCGATCTCGACCAGGCGCGCCGCCTGTTGTCGCAGCCGGGCCAGTTTGGCATCTACGCGGTGCACCGCGGCCACGCCGACATGGTCGTCGGCGGCGCTGCTTACAGTCCGAAGAACTTCTTCCGTCCGATGCTCGCCCTTCTCGCCAACCGGCCGGTCGTGTGCGAGGTCGGCATCTTCGTTCTGCCGGACGACTTCCCCGAGGGCTACTACCCGCACAACATCGTCGTGTTCGGCGACGTCGGCGTCAACGCGGTGATGACACCCGAAACGCTTGCCGAGGTCTCCGTCGGCACGTGCGCGGTGGCGCGAGACGTCATCCCGGAGGACGTACTGCCGGAGATTCACGGCGCGATCGTGTCGTATTCGCACAAGGGTTCCGATGAGGGCCCATCGCCCGACATGGTACGAGAGGCGCTGAGGCTGGTGCCGGCGCTGCTCGAGAAGCGCGTCAAGATGGGCTCGCGCTACGCGAGCATTCGCATCACCGGCGAGGTCAAGTTCAGCGCGGCCATCTCACAGCGGTCCGCCGAGCTGTACGGCGTCGAAGGCCTCAGCGGCGGCACGAACGTCATCATCAGCCCGAACATCGACACCGGGAACCTGCTCTACTTCCTCTATGCGGCCCGTTTTCCCACCGCCAAGAAGTTCCCGGTAATCTTCGGCACCGCCTTCCGCTCCGTCGACCTCGCGATGGACTGCACGCCGGAGGACGTGCGCCTCGCGGTGAAGGCCTGCGTACTGCGGCTCCAGCGCGACGGCCGGTGGGGCCGGACCCCCAAGGACACCTTCTTCCGGCGGTACCGCGTCCTGGCGATCAACCCCGGGTCCACGTCGACGAAGATCGCGGTGTTCGAGGGCGACCAGGAAGCCCAGAGCCTGGAGATCGCACATACCCCCGAGGAACTCGCTCCGTTTGCGGGCCGTCGCATCACCGATCAATACGAGTTCCGCAAGGAGGCGGTGTTGGGCGTCCTGAGTGGTTTTGGCCTGAACCTGGCGGACCTCGACGCCATTTGCGGACGCGGCGGTCTCCTCCACCCGATGCCTCACGGGACGTACCGCGTGGGCGAGGCGATGCTCGCCGACCTTCGTGCCGGCGTCGGCGGCGACCACGCGTCGAACCTCGGCGGGCTGATCGCGCACGAACTTGCCGCCCCGGCCGGAAAGCCCGCCTTCATCGTCGATCCGGTCGTCGTGGACGAGGCACCGTCCCGGGTGAAGATCACGGGCGTCAAGGCGATCCGGCGCCGGACGATCAGCCACGCGCTCAACCAGGTGGCGTCGGCGCGGCGCTTCGCCCAGGAGGCCGAGACCTTCTACGAGAAGGTCAACGTGATCGTGTGCCACCTCGGCGGCGGCATCTCGGTTGGCGCGCACCGCATGGGCCGCTACATCGACGTCAACAACGCGCTCGACGGCGAAGGTCCGTTCAGCCCCGAACGATCGGGCAGCCTCCCCCAGGCCCAGCTGGCAGAGATGTGCTTCTCGGGCCGCTACACGCACGCCGACATCAAGAAGCTGATCAAGGGAGCCGGCGGTCTCATCAGCCTGCTCGGCACATCGGACCTGCGAGAGGTCGAGCGCCGCGTGCTGGCCGGTGAGCCCGAAGCGGAAGAGGTGTTCGACGCGATGGCCTACCAGGTCGCCAAGGCGGCCGCTGCCCTTCTCCCCGCCTTCGAGGGCCAGACGCTCGACCGGGTGGTGCTCACGGGCGGCATGGCCCGATGCGTGCCGCTCGTTGAGCGGCTCGAGTACTACCTGTCCGGTCTGCCGTGCGGCGTGACGGTCTACGCGGGCGAGAACGAGATGGTGGCCCTGGCCAAGGGCGCGCTGCGCGTCCTGTACGGCAAGGAAGAGGCGCGCGAATACCACGCCGAGGCATCGGTGCCCGCCCCGGCCACCGCGAGCGCCTGA
- a CDS encoding class I SAM-dependent methyltransferase produces the protein MTSVLRRSLIAGCLILFAATVLAQTQTSSQQETFKPQVGQAGKDVIWVPTPQSLVDKMLDMAHVTPQDYLIDLGSGDGRTVITAAKRGARALGIEYEPPMVELSKRNAAEAGVSDRATFAKADIFESDFSQATVISMFLLPSINLKLRPKILELAPGTRIVSNSFNMAEWEADETATVGDDCTTWCTALLWIVPAKVEGTWRLPDGELELKQEFQMVTGTLKTGGQVLPVTAGRLRGATLSFKAGDLEYTGRVTPTAIEGTAAALGKTRSWSATRPGR, from the coding sequence ATGACTTCAGTGTTGCGCCGGTCGCTGATCGCAGGGTGCCTGATCCTGTTCGCCGCCACGGTTCTCGCGCAGACGCAGACGTCGAGCCAGCAGGAGACGTTCAAGCCGCAGGTCGGCCAGGCGGGCAAGGACGTCATCTGGGTGCCCACTCCCCAGTCGCTCGTGGACAAGATGCTCGACATGGCGCACGTGACACCTCAGGACTACCTGATCGACCTGGGATCGGGCGACGGCCGCACGGTCATCACGGCGGCGAAGCGCGGCGCGCGCGCGCTTGGAATCGAGTACGAACCGCCGATGGTCGAGCTGTCGAAACGGAATGCGGCTGAAGCCGGCGTCAGCGACAGGGCGACATTCGCCAAGGCCGACATCTTCGAAAGCGATTTCTCGCAGGCGACAGTCATCTCGATGTTCCTGCTTCCCAGCATCAACCTGAAGCTGCGACCGAAGATTCTCGAGCTCGCGCCCGGAACCCGAATCGTGTCCAACAGCTTCAACATGGCCGAATGGGAGGCCGACGAAACGGCCACCGTTGGCGACGACTGCACCACCTGGTGCACCGCGCTCCTGTGGATTGTGCCGGCCAAGGTCGAGGGCACCTGGCGGCTGCCGGATGGCGAACTGGAGTTGAAGCAGGAATTCCAGATGGTGACGGGGACACTGAAGACAGGCGGCCAGGTGCTGCCGGTGACCGCGGGTCGCCTGCGCGGCGCGACGCTGAGCTTCAAGGCTGGCGACCTCGAGTACACCGGCCGCGTCACCCCCACCGCGATCGAGGGCACGGCCGCCGCTCTCGGCAAGACCAGGTCGTGGAGCGCGACCAGACCGGGCCGCTGA
- a CDS encoding glycoside hydrolase family 38 C-terminal domain-containing protein: MKHLRRVVLVLIGVWLCTLGVHTQQPQAPPAEAAKPTLYLVSNSHLDTQWNWTVQDTIRELVPASFYDNFKLFERFPHYVFNFEGAIHYMWFKEYHPDAWPTLQKYVADGRWKLSGSWINAVDTNVPSPEALMRQALYGKRFYRQEFNKVSQDIYLPDCFGFGFALPSIGAHSGLKAFSTQKLTWGAAKPTPFAIGWWKGVDGNGLVASIRPGDYVKAVTTDISTDPKWNSDLTTLGDGAKVSFKYFGVGDQGGAPDAASVEWVERAIANTRGAVQVRNVSADQLSRDLTDVQRASLPTYEGELLLKTHGVGCYTSQAAMKTWNRRNELLADAAERASLAAEWLGGPAYPRDRLRTAWTRFLWHQFHDDLTGTSIPQAYQFSWNDELISLNQFASILTGAAASVASGLDTRSAAVDAPATSSSGIPLVVYNPLAFARKDVVEATVQIAGAPLAAVRVIDLASGQDVPAQVLSSAAGSARVLFLAEMSPVSFKVFEARRAAKTAESPTLKVGATTLENSRYAVKLDANGDVSSITDKESGTELLKGPSRLELFDNPSFRWPAWEILWDTVSKPPREFAKSPTVRIVERGPARVAIEVTRKAAGSTFIQQIRLAEGGDRVDFDTRVDWRSAGTLLKASFPLAATNPNATYDLGLGTFERGNATAGLYEVPAQQWADLTDASGRFGVAILNDAKYGWDKPTDNELRLTLIHTPMPGKNYVYQSSNDIGHHHFTYSVAGHSAGWREGRVPLRAARLNQPLVAFQTAPHAGPLGRTAGLLDMPDVKGQVAVRAFKKAEDTDEIVLRVQELYGRPVSGLEIGLPAGIQQAREINGAEEKVGPATVSGGKLVVNLKPYQPRTFALTPKPSSARVPAIASAALELPFNVDGISTEAKRADGDFDGHGRTYPAEQMPELLQLNGVTFKLGPTAPGAPNTVATKGQKISLPAGSYNRLYLVASAVDGDAKGTVTIERKGGSPVRVPLSVQDWAGAIGQWDSRLRDDRMLREVFVPSISDDQSWPLATIESQMLAKFLPPARPADKPGAPAGGAPGAPTAAPGKVVGLERIRPGYVKRDDVAWVATHRHTPDGNEPYIFGYLFAYAIDLPAGATAVVLPENTRIRIFAASVASDPAPGTRPAGPLYAQDLASPVPAAAPAAKPATANEKPAPTAAKPDAVKQD; this comes from the coding sequence ATGAAGCATCTTCGACGCGTGGTCCTGGTTCTGATCGGCGTTTGGCTGTGCACGCTCGGCGTCCACACCCAGCAACCGCAGGCGCCACCGGCCGAGGCCGCGAAGCCCACGCTGTATCTCGTCTCCAACTCGCACCTCGACACGCAGTGGAACTGGACGGTCCAGGACACCATTCGCGAGCTGGTGCCCGCCAGCTTCTACGACAACTTCAAGCTGTTCGAGCGGTTCCCGCACTACGTGTTCAACTTCGAGGGCGCCATCCACTACATGTGGTTCAAGGAGTATCACCCGGACGCCTGGCCCACGCTGCAGAAGTACGTCGCCGACGGGCGCTGGAAGCTGTCGGGATCGTGGATCAACGCGGTGGACACCAACGTCCCGTCGCCCGAGGCGCTCATGCGGCAGGCGCTCTACGGCAAGCGGTTCTACCGCCAGGAGTTCAACAAGGTCAGCCAGGATATCTACCTGCCCGACTGCTTTGGCTTCGGCTTCGCGCTGCCCTCGATCGGCGCCCACTCCGGCTTGAAGGCGTTCTCGACCCAGAAGCTGACATGGGGCGCCGCCAAGCCCACGCCGTTTGCCATCGGCTGGTGGAAGGGCGTGGACGGCAACGGCCTGGTCGCCTCGATCAGGCCCGGCGACTACGTCAAAGCCGTCACGACGGACATCTCGACGGACCCGAAGTGGAACAGCGATCTGACGACGCTCGGCGACGGCGCGAAGGTGTCGTTCAAGTACTTCGGCGTCGGTGATCAGGGTGGTGCGCCGGATGCGGCATCGGTGGAATGGGTCGAGCGCGCGATCGCCAACACGCGGGGCGCCGTTCAGGTGCGCAACGTGTCGGCCGATCAGCTCTCGCGCGATCTGACCGACGTCCAGCGCGCCTCACTGCCGACCTACGAGGGGGAACTGCTGCTGAAGACCCACGGCGTCGGCTGCTACACATCGCAGGCGGCGATGAAGACGTGGAATCGCCGCAACGAACTGCTCGCTGACGCGGCCGAGCGTGCCAGCCTCGCCGCCGAGTGGCTGGGCGGACCGGCGTATCCGCGCGATCGCCTGCGGACGGCCTGGACGCGGTTCCTGTGGCACCAGTTCCACGACGATCTCACGGGCACCAGCATTCCGCAGGCCTATCAGTTCTCCTGGAACGACGAGCTGATCTCGCTCAACCAGTTCGCGTCGATCCTCACCGGTGCCGCCGCGTCGGTTGCCAGCGGCCTCGACACCCGGTCGGCAGCGGTCGACGCCCCGGCGACGTCCTCGAGCGGTATCCCGCTCGTCGTCTACAACCCGCTCGCCTTCGCGAGGAAGGACGTGGTCGAGGCGACGGTGCAAATCGCGGGCGCCCCGCTCGCGGCTGTTCGCGTGATCGACCTCGCCTCGGGCCAGGACGTGCCCGCGCAGGTGCTGTCGAGCGCCGCGGGATCAGCGCGCGTCCTGTTCCTCGCCGAGATGTCGCCCGTCAGCTTCAAGGTATTCGAGGCGCGTCGGGCCGCAAAGACCGCGGAGTCGCCCACTCTCAAGGTCGGCGCCACGACACTCGAGAACTCGCGCTATGCGGTGAAGCTCGACGCCAACGGCGACGTTTCATCGATCACCGACAAGGAGTCCGGCACGGAACTGCTGAAGGGGCCGTCACGCCTCGAGTTGTTCGACAACCCTTCGTTCCGGTGGCCGGCCTGGGAGATTCTGTGGGACACGGTCAGCAAGCCGCCGCGCGAGTTCGCCAAGTCGCCAACGGTGCGCATCGTCGAGCGAGGCCCGGCCCGGGTCGCGATCGAGGTCACGCGCAAGGCGGCCGGTTCGACGTTCATCCAGCAGATTCGCCTCGCCGAGGGCGGCGACCGCGTGGACTTCGACACGCGCGTGGACTGGCGGTCGGCCGGCACGCTGCTCAAAGCCTCGTTCCCGCTGGCCGCCACGAACCCGAACGCGACCTACGACCTCGGCCTCGGCACGTTCGAACGAGGGAACGCAACCGCCGGCCTCTACGAGGTGCCGGCGCAGCAGTGGGCTGACCTGACCGACGCGAGCGGGCGGTTCGGCGTGGCGATCCTGAACGACGCCAAATACGGCTGGGACAAGCCGACCGACAATGAGCTGCGCCTCACGCTCATCCACACCCCGATGCCGGGCAAGAACTACGTCTACCAGAGCAGCAACGACATCGGGCACCACCACTTCACCTATTCGGTGGCCGGGCACTCGGCCGGCTGGCGCGAAGGACGCGTGCCACTGCGCGCGGCTCGGCTGAACCAGCCGCTCGTCGCGTTCCAGACCGCGCCCCACGCGGGGCCGCTCGGACGGACCGCCGGGCTCCTCGACATGCCCGACGTGAAGGGCCAGGTCGCCGTCCGCGCGTTCAAGAAAGCGGAGGACACGGACGAGATCGTCCTGCGGGTCCAGGAACTGTACGGCCGCCCCGTGTCAGGTCTCGAGATTGGACTGCCCGCCGGCATCCAGCAGGCACGCGAGATCAACGGAGCCGAGGAGAAGGTCGGCCCTGCCACGGTCAGCGGCGGCAAGCTCGTCGTCAACTTGAAGCCGTATCAGCCCCGGACGTTTGCGCTGACGCCGAAGCCGTCGTCGGCCCGGGTGCCGGCCATCGCCAGCGCCGCGCTCGAACTCCCGTTCAACGTCGATGGCATTTCCACGGAGGCCAAGCGGGCGGACGGGGACTTCGACGGTCACGGCCGCACGTACCCGGCCGAGCAGATGCCTGAGCTGCTCCAGCTCAATGGCGTGACGTTCAAGCTCGGTCCTACGGCCCCAGGCGCGCCGAACACCGTCGCCACCAAGGGCCAGAAGATTTCGCTCCCCGCCGGCAGCTACAACCGGCTTTATCTCGTCGCGTCTGCGGTGGACGGCGATGCGAAGGGTACGGTTACGATCGAACGCAAGGGCGGTTCGCCGGTCCGGGTGCCTCTCAGCGTCCAGGACTGGGCCGGAGCCATCGGACAGTGGGACAGCCGGCTTCGCGACGACCGCATGCTGCGCGAGGTTTTCGTGCCCAGCATCTCGGACGACCAGTCGTGGCCGCTGGCGACCATCGAGTCGCAAATGCTGGCGAAGTTCCTGCCGCCGGCCAGGCCGGCGGACAAACCGGGTGCACCAGCCGGTGGCGCGCCGGGCGCGCCGACCGCAGCGCCAGGCAAGGTGGTGGGACTCGAGCGGATCCGGCCCGGCTACGTCAAGCGCGACGATGTGGCGTGGGTGGCCACTCATCGACACACGCCCGACGGCAACGAGCCGTACATCTTCGGCTACCTGTTCGCGTACGCGATCGATCTGCCGGCCGGTGCCACGGCCGTGGTGCTGCCCGAGAACACCCGGATCCGCATCTTCGCGGCGAGCGTGGCCAGCGACCCGGCGCCCGGCACGCGGCCAGCGGGACCTCTCTACGCGCAGGACCTGGCGTCGCCGGTCCCGGCGGCTGCGCCCGCCGCGAAGCCGGCCACCGCGAACGAGAAGCCGGCCCCGACGGCCGCGAAGCCCGATGCCGTCAAGCAGGATTGA
- a CDS encoding ATP-binding cassette domain-containing protein — translation MTLSWYVPQMALVVLDQVSIAFGHLPLLDHVDLQIDAGERVCLIGRNGTGKSTLLQIVAGEVLPDGGTAWKQAGLRTARLEQDASLADVRPVFDVVADGLGDLSELVAAYHHAAVGVAEAATPALLDRMGRLQHELEERDGWRLEQRVELVLSRLSLPSEVLVDTLSGGWRRRALLARALVSQPDVLLLDEPTNHLDIAAITWLEDFLSEYPGAVLFVTHDRAFLQRVATRILELDRGRLTSWPGDYATFLRKKEEWLANETLQQEKFDKRLAEEEAWLRQGVKARRTRNEGRVRALTRMREERAARRSQLGSVRLDAEQADPPGKMVFEAEHVSKSLGGAKVVHDFGVRVMRGDRVGLIGPNGIGKTTLLRLLLGELPPDCGEVRRGANVQVAYYDQQREQLDPERTVFDTIGDGNETVMVHGRPKHVHGYLRDFLFPVERARSPVKALSGGERNRLLLARLFTRPANVLVLDEPTNDLDLETLELLEAHLTEWQGTLLLVSHDRAFLDNVVTSTLVFEGAGRIQEFVGGYADWQATRARIDAAAALAARTAASRAPASAVVTAPTAGDGITPARRRLSYNEQRELEQLPAQIETLEAEQLQLSDVVAGPEFYKEPADDIRNTLARLEALHHELHTAYARWDELDSRGK, via the coding sequence ATGACGTTGTCGTGGTACGTTCCACAGATGGCGCTCGTCGTGCTCGACCAGGTTTCCATCGCGTTCGGTCATCTCCCACTGCTCGATCACGTCGATCTGCAGATAGACGCCGGCGAACGCGTCTGTCTGATCGGCCGGAACGGTACCGGCAAATCCACGCTCCTGCAAATCGTGGCCGGCGAGGTGCTCCCGGACGGGGGAACGGCCTGGAAGCAGGCCGGCCTGCGCACGGCACGGCTCGAACAGGACGCGAGCCTCGCCGACGTTCGTCCGGTGTTCGATGTCGTCGCCGACGGCTTGGGTGACCTGAGCGAACTCGTGGCTGCGTATCATCACGCGGCGGTTGGCGTCGCCGAGGCGGCCACGCCGGCGCTGCTCGACCGCATGGGTCGGCTGCAGCACGAACTCGAGGAGCGCGACGGTTGGCGCCTCGAACAACGCGTCGAACTGGTTCTCTCCCGCCTCTCTCTTCCGTCCGAGGTCCTGGTGGACACGCTGTCCGGGGGGTGGCGGCGGCGCGCCCTGCTGGCGCGGGCGCTGGTGTCGCAGCCCGACGTGTTGCTGCTCGACGAGCCGACCAACCACCTCGACATCGCCGCCATCACGTGGCTGGAGGATTTCCTCAGCGAATACCCCGGCGCGGTGCTGTTCGTGACGCACGACCGCGCCTTTCTCCAGCGCGTCGCGACCCGGATCCTCGAGCTCGATCGCGGGCGCCTCACGTCCTGGCCCGGTGACTACGCCACCTTCCTGCGGAAGAAGGAGGAGTGGCTGGCCAACGAGACGCTACAGCAGGAGAAGTTCGACAAGCGCCTCGCCGAGGAAGAAGCCTGGCTTCGGCAGGGCGTCAAGGCCCGCCGGACGCGGAACGAAGGGCGCGTGCGAGCCCTGACGAGGATGCGGGAGGAACGTGCGGCCCGACGCTCGCAACTCGGCAGCGTCCGCCTCGACGCCGAGCAGGCGGATCCGCCGGGCAAGATGGTCTTCGAGGCGGAGCACGTCTCCAAGTCGTTGGGGGGCGCCAAGGTCGTTCACGACTTCGGGGTTCGCGTCATGCGCGGCGATCGCGTCGGCTTGATCGGGCCGAACGGGATTGGCAAGACGACGCTGCTGCGCTTGCTGCTCGGTGAACTCCCGCCGGATTGCGGCGAGGTGCGCCGCGGCGCGAACGTGCAGGTGGCGTACTACGACCAGCAGCGCGAGCAGCTCGATCCCGAGCGGACGGTATTCGACACGATTGGCGACGGCAACGAGACGGTCATGGTTCACGGCCGGCCGAAGCACGTGCACGGGTACCTCCGGGACTTCCTCTTTCCGGTCGAGCGGGCGCGGTCCCCCGTGAAGGCGCTCTCGGGCGGGGAGCGCAATCGCCTGCTGCTGGCGCGCCTGTTCACCCGCCCGGCCAACGTGCTCGTCCTGGACGAGCCGACCAACGATCTCGACCTCGAGACGCTGGAACTGCTCGAGGCTCACCTGACGGAGTGGCAGGGGACGCTGCTGCTCGTCAGCCACGACCGCGCGTTCCTCGACAACGTGGTCACCAGCACGCTCGTGTTCGAGGGCGCCGGACGGATCCAGGAGTTCGTGGGAGGGTATGCGGATTGGCAGGCGACGAGAGCGAGGATCGATGCGGCGGCGGCCCTGGCCGCGAGGACGGCGGCCTCCCGCGCGCCGGCATCGGCGGTGGTGACCGCTCCCACGGCAGGCGACGGGATCACGCCGGCCAGGAGACGCCTGTCCTACAACGAACAGCGTGAGCTGGAGCAGTTGCCTGCCCAAATCGAGACGCTCGAGGCCGAGCAGCTGCAACTGAGCGATGTCGTGGCGGGTCCGGAGTTCTACAAGGAGCCCGCCGACGACATCCGTAACACGCTCGCACGCCTCGAGGCGCTGCACCACGAACTTCACACCGCCTACGCGCGGTGGGACGAGTTGGATTCGAGAGGGAAGTAG